The segment GCTGATCTGAAGCTGGCTCAGGCCGGTCCCGGCGCCGACGTCGGTCTGGCGCTCCCGCGTGAGCTGCATGATCGCGGCCACCGTGAGTCTGAGGGTGTCTTCCGTGCTCATCGCCATGACCACAGCCTACCCATGGAGTAGTCATTTTCTGTATGCGGCACTCCTTTTGTGAATGGGTGATGCTGTCGTTTCGGGGGCGGGTGCGGGTGCGGGGTCCGGTGGCGGGCCCGGTGCGCTTCGGTGCGGCGCGGTAGCGGCCGGGCGCCGGGGCGGTCACCTGCCGGTACTTCCGGGCGCGGTCCGGCAGCTTCCGCGCGGGCGCCCGCGGGGAAGTTGCCGGCGCGGCGGGGGCCGGTCAGTGGGTCCGGCGGCCGTTCTCGGCGAGTACGGCCGCGAGGAGGCCGGGGAAGCGGGTGTCGAGGTCGGCGCGGCGCAGGGTCATCAGCCGGGCTTTTCCGTCCCGGCGGGTCCGGGTGATTCCCGCTTCGCGCAGGATGCGCCAGTGGTTGGAGAGGGTCGACCGGGGCACGCCCAGGCCGTCGGGGCTGCAGGTGCATTCGCCGTTCCCGGCCATCCGGCGGACCAGGTCGAGCCGTACCGGATCGCCCAGGGCGTGCAGGACGGCGGCCAGGCCGGGGTCCGTGCGGTCGGGTTGTTCCATCGGTTCTCCCTGTCCTGGCCGGTACGGCTGCCGCTAGTATGCCGATCACTTCGATATTTCGAGAAAGTCGAAATGATCTGGGAGGCCCTGTGCCCGTGCTCGCCACCCTCGCCCGTGTCTACGTCGACGATCTGGATACGGCACTGCCCACCTTCGCGGAACTCACCGGAGAACAGCCGTGGCTCCGCTTCGGCTACGGCGGCCTGGAACTCGCGGCCGTCGGCGGGTATCTGCTGCTCGCGGGTGAGGAGAAGGACCTCGCCCCGTACCGGGGCACCCACGCCACGGTGATCGTCGATTCCCTCGGCCCGGTACTGCGGATCGTCGAGCAGCACGGCGGAACGGTCCTCGACGGGCCCGATGACGTCCCCACCGGCCGCAATCTGACCGTGCGGCACCCCGGAGGCGCGACCGTCGAGTACGTGGAATTCCACGCGGCCGCGCGATCGCTCCTGGATGCGGGGGCGCCGGCCGGTCCGGGGAACGAACCGGCCCCCGCGCGCCCCGGAGTCACTCGAACAAGCAGTACCGGCCGCCCGGCCGGGGTGGACGGCGAAGGAACGGTCGCGGCGGGCGGAAGCACGTCCCGCGCCGGAGCACCGTGCGAAGGAAACGGTCTTCGCCGCCCTCGGCACGAACCGCGGCGGGCGCGCCGGCCGGGACGAGTGTCCGGTGGCGATCCGTGCGCACAGCGGAGAGGGTCCCCCGCCCGCGGGTGAGGCCGGGTGTCCGGCGGGGAAGCGGCGGCGGGCCCGGTCGCGGGTTCTTCCCGGTGCCGGCGGCGGAACGTACGGTGCGGTGTGGAGACTTACGACAGCATTGGTGTGACCTACGCTGAAACCCGGCGACCGGACCTCCGGATCGCCGCCGGAATCCATCGGGCCCTCGGTGACGCCGCCACCGTGATCAATGTGGGAGCCGGCACCGGTTCCTACGAACCGCCGCAGACGGTGCTGGCGGTGGAACCCAGCTCCGTGATGATCGCCCAGCGTCCGGCCGGATCCGCGCCGGCGCTGGAAGCGTCCGCGGAGTCGATCCCGCTCGCCGACGACTCGGCCGATGCGGTGATGGCCCTCCTGACCGTGCACCACTGGAGCGATCCGGAGGCCGGCGTCGAGGAGCTCCGGCGCATCGCCCGGCGGCGGATCGTCGTCCTCACCTTCGACCACGAAGTCAGCCGCAGGTTCTGGCTGCTGGAGGAGTACCTGCCCGAGGCGGCCGCGGTCGACGACGTACGAGCGGTCGCGGTCGACCGCCTGGTGGCGCTGCTGGGAGGCGCCCGTGTCGAGACCGTCCCCGTACCGCACGACTGCACCGACGGATTCCTCGCCGCCTTCTGGCGCCGGCCCGAGGCGTACCTCGATCCACAGGTCCGGGCGGGTATCTCGTTGCTCGCCCGGACCCGGGACGAGGTCCTCCGGCCGG is part of the Streptomyces qinzhouensis genome and harbors:
- a CDS encoding ArsR/SmtB family transcription factor, which codes for MEQPDRTDPGLAAVLHALGDPVRLDLVRRMAGNGECTCSPDGLGVPRSTLSNHWRILREAGITRTRRDGKARLMTLRRADLDTRFPGLLAAVLAENGRRTH
- a CDS encoding VOC family protein, with protein sequence MPVLATLARVYVDDLDTALPTFAELTGEQPWLRFGYGGLELAAVGGYLLLAGEEKDLAPYRGTHATVIVDSLGPVLRIVEQHGGTVLDGPDDVPTGRNLTVRHPGGATVEYVEFHAAARSLLDAGAPAGPGNEPAPARPGVTRTSSTGRPAGVDGEGTVAAGGSTSRAGAPCEGNGLRRPRHEPRRARRPGRVSGGDPCAQRRGSPARG
- a CDS encoding class I SAM-dependent methyltransferase; amino-acid sequence: MTYAETRRPDLRIAAGIHRALGDAATVINVGAGTGSYEPPQTVLAVEPSSVMIAQRPAGSAPALEASAESIPLADDSADAVMALLTVHHWSDPEAGVEELRRIARRRIVVLTFDHEVSRRFWLLEEYLPEAAAVDDVRAVAVDRLVALLGGARVETVPVPHDCTDGFLAAFWRRPEAYLDPQVRAGISLLARTRDEVLRPGLARLSGDLSSGRWQRRHADLLDREELDVGYRLLVADL